The genomic window GGGAACGCCTGCGGTGTACAGGTGTTGACTGATCTTCTCTTCACTGATCATCGCGGCATCTTCTCCAGCCCTTCTCATCTCAATGAACATTTTTCGAAAAGCGTCAACAAGTTCCGTGCGGCCTCCATAATTCAGAGCAATATTAAAAAGAAGACCCGTATTCTTGCTCGTCTCATCCATACCCCACTGCAGGTCCTGCGTCACTTCATCGGCTAGCTCTTGCCATCGTCCGATACACTGAAAACGAATATTGTTTTCCATCAACGTTCGAAGTTCTTTGTGCAAATACTCTCGCAGCAAACGCATCAGGGTATCAACTTCCGTTTTGGGGCGCTTCCAGTTTTCGACGGAAAAAGCGTAAAGTGTCAGGACCTGAAGTCCGAGTCGCGCGGAAGTTTCGACGATTTCTCGAACCGATTTAATTCCCTGCTGGTGTCCTGAAACGCGCGGCAAGTGACGGCTCTTCGCCCACCGGCCATTTCCATCCATAATGACGGCGACGTGCCCCGGCAGCCGGTCCAGATCAATTTGACGGTAAAGTTCTTCAGCGCTCTCTTTGCTCATCTCGACTCATTCTAATAAATCACTTTCTCCAGGAAAAGACCACGGGCCGCTACGGGAACTCCCACATAATCTCGATCTCCTGTTTCCAGCGCCAGACTCAAATGTTCAAAAGGCCGGCGACCCGAGCCAATCTCCAGCATGGTGCCGGTCAGGAATCTGATCATCTTCCGCAAGAATCCCGTTGCATGAAACCGAAACATAAGAAAATTTCCTTGAGCTGAGAATGTTGGAAATTCTAATGAATTAGAAATCTCCACTTGAAATACCGTGCGCCGCGTTCCGACCACATCTGTGCCGGAGGCCTGAAATGCTTTGAAATCATGCTCCCCTTCCAGGAGTTTCGCGCATTGATGGAGCAGGTCCAAATCCAGCGGTGAATAATAATGAAGGGAATAACGGAAGTGAAACGGATCGAAATTCCGGTTCCGGTCAATTCGATACAGATAAAGTTTTGATTTTGCGTCGAACCGCGCATGAAATTCCGGGTGAACCTCTTCCAGTTGAAGAACTCGAATGCTGAAAGGAACAATTGCGTTGATTCCAAGAATCAGCCGGTCCGGTGACAAAGAATGATCCCAATCAAAATGCGCAACCTGAGCAAACGCGTGGACTCCGCTGTCCGTGCGGCCTGCGCCCATCACCGATACAGGTTTTCTACAAATTTGCTCAAGCGCTTGTTCCAACGTGGACTGGATCGTTGGCTCTTCCCTTTGCGTTTGCCATCCGTAGAAGTCAGTGCCATCGTATGCGATTACTGCTTTCAGGCGGGGCATTTTCAGGGTGCGATGCGGCGGCTTCCTGGCTTTACGACCGGTATGTTTTCAGCGCAAAGCGGACAATCCTCCGGGCGAAACTGATCGAGCGGAAGTTTTAAAAGTGAGACGTAGACAGCAGGAAAATCGATTGGCTTCACACTGCGATCTACGATGGACCCGATTCCAACAATTTTGGCGCCCTCTTTTTCCGCAACTGCAATCGTTTCTTTTGTGGAACCACCGGTCGTCACTACATCCTCTACCACGACCACATTCTGTCCTGGCTTGATTTCAAAACCTCTACGCAATTTGAATACTTTGTCGTCCCGTTCGCAAAAGAGAAACGGAACGTTGTAAGCACGGGCAACTTCATGTCCGATGATCACTCCGCCTAATGCCGGACTTAATACGAGGTCAACAGCCGGAGTATTGTCCCACAATTTCTCATGGATGCGGCGCCCCAGCTCGGCCGCAATGTCAGGGTATTGCAGTATCTTTGCGCACTGCATGTAATTTTGAGAATGCAGCCCTGAGCTCAACAGAAAATGTCCTTCAAGGTACGCTTCCTTCCGGCGGAAAATATTCAGGAGTTGATCTTCGTAATTCATACAGCTTGAGCAGCAACTTGCTTTGGCGGTTTTAACAGCTCGTATCCTTCAGATCGAGCGACGTAGGTAGCGGCAGTAAGATCGCCAACAACATTCAAGGTTGTTCTACACATATCCAGG from bacterium includes these protein-coding regions:
- a CDS encoding isoprenyl transferase; translated protein: MSKESAEELYRQIDLDRLPGHVAVIMDGNGRWAKSRHLPRVSGHQQGIKSVREIVETSARLGLQVLTLYAFSVENWKRPKTEVDTLMRLLREYLHKELRTLMENNIRFQCIGRWQELADEVTQDLQWGMDETSKNTGLLFNIALNYGGRTELVDAFRKMFIEMRRAGEDAAMISEEKISQHLYTAGVPDPDLLIRTSGELRISNFLLWQIAYAEIWVTDVLWPDFRKRHLYQAILDYQKRERRYGGITKTVNYSATE
- the truA gene encoding tRNA pseudouridine(38-40) synthase TruA, whose translation is MPRLKAVIAYDGTDFYGWQTQREEPTIQSTLEQALEQICRKPVSVMGAGRTDSGVHAFAQVAHFDWDHSLSPDRLILGINAIVPFSIRVLQLEEVHPEFHARFDAKSKLYLYRIDRNRNFDPFHFRYSLHYYSPLDLDLLHQCAKLLEGEHDFKAFQASGTDVVGTRRTVFQVEISNSLEFPTFSAQGNFLMFRFHATGFLRKMIRFLTGTMLEIGSGRRPFEHLSLALETGDRDYVGVPVAARGLFLEKVIY
- the pyrE gene encoding orotate phosphoribosyltransferase — encoded protein: MNYEDQLLNIFRRKEAYLEGHFLLSSGLHSQNYMQCAKILQYPDIAAELGRRIHEKLWDNTPAVDLVLSPALGGVIIGHEVARAYNVPFLFCERDDKVFKLRRGFEIKPGQNVVVVEDVVTTGGSTKETIAVAEKEGAKIVGIGSIVDRSVKPIDFPAVYVSLLKLPLDQFRPEDCPLCAENIPVVKPGSRRIAP